DNA from Cupriavidus necator N-1:
AGCTTCATGCCGGGCTGCAGCTGTTCGTTGGCCCAGTTCGAGAACAGGCCGCCGTCGACGCGCTTGATCGCCACGCGCAGCTGCGCGTCCTGCACCGCCGAGCAGATCGAGTACGAGCGGCGCACGTCCTCGCCGCCGATGCCGGTGCGCAGCGTCAGGTGCTGGCCCTGGATGTATCGGTAGGTGTCGGCCAGTTCATCCGGCACGGCAAAGGTCACGGCCACGGCATCGCGGGTTTCGCGGGTGACCGAGGCCACGGTCAGTTCATGGAATTTGCTCATCTCACTACCCCGGTCAGGTTCAGTGCGCCTTGAAGTAATCGAACGGTTCCTTGCAGTCGCCGCAGCGGTACAGGGCCTTGCAGGCGGTCGAGCCGAACTGGCTGACCAGCCGCGTGTGCCGCGAGCCGCAGTGCGGGCAGGCCACCACCAGCGCAGGCGCCACCTTGCGGCTGATGCCGCTGATGTCGATCACCTGCTGGGCCGGCGGCGCAATGCCGTAGCCGCCCAGGCTGGCCTTGCCGCGCGGCGTCATCCAGTCGGTGGTCCAGGCCGGCGCCAGCTGCGTCCGCACGCGCACGCTGGCGATGCCCTGCGCGGCCAGCGTGCGCTCGATCTCCTCCCGGATCACGGTCATGGCCGGGCAGCCGGAGTACGTCGGGGTGATGGTGACGATGCAGGCGTCGTCCTCCCATGCCACGTCGCGCACGATGCCCAGATCCACCACCGAGATCACCGGGATCTCGGGATCGGGCACCGTATCGAGCCAGGTCCAGACCTGCCCGATGGCCGGGCGTGCGATGGCTTGCGCAGTCATGGCGTTCACCAGCTGGCGCCCGGATAGGCGCGCTGCAGGAATTGCATTTCGGCCAGCAGGTAGCCGAGGTGTTCGGTATGGCGGCCGTGGCGGCCGCCGCTCTGCGACCACGTCCCGGCAGGCAATTGCAGCGTGGCTTCTTCCAGCACTGCGGCCACGTGGCGCTGCCACGGTTCGGCCAGTGATGCGGGGTCGGGCACCACGCCGTCCTGCACCAGCGCGGCGTCGCCCGCGTCGGACTCGAACAGCTCACCGCTGAACATCCACAGGTCGTCGAAGGCATCCTGCATGCGGCGGTGGCTCTCTTCGCTGCCGTCGCCCAGGCGCACCACCAGGTCGGCGCTGCGGCGCACGTGATAGGTCACTTCCTTGAGCGACTTGGCGGCGATCTCCGCGATGCGAGCATCGGTCGAGCGCTGCAGCCCGTCGAGCAGGAAGTAGTGCCAGGTGTCGAACAGGAACTGCCGCGCCAGCGTATCGGCATAGCTGCCGTTAGGCTGCTCCGCAAGCAGCAGGTTGCGGAACTGGTGCGCGTCGCGCAGGTAGGCCAGCTGGTCGGCGGTGCGGCCGGCGCCCTCCACTTCCGCGGCGTAGCCCAGCCACAGCCGGGTCTGGCCGATCAGGTCGAGCGCGACATTGGTCAGCGCGATGTCCTCTTCCAGCGCCGGGCCGCGGCCGCACCATTCCGACAGGCGCTGGCCGAGGACTAGCGTGGAATCGCCGAGGCGCAGCAGGTATTCGAGCTTGTGGTTGTCCATCATGCGGGCCGTATCAGATGTGCTTGACGGCTTCCGGCATCGGGAAGAACGTCGGGTGGCGGTAGACCTTGCTGTTGGCCGGCTCGAACAGCGGGCCCTTGTCGCCGGGGCTGCTGGCGACCACGTCGCCGGCCTTCACCACCCAGACGCTGACGCCTTCGTTGCGGCGCGTGTAGACGTCGCGCGCGTTATTGATCGCCATTTCGCCGTCCGGCGCGTGCAGGCTGCCCACGTGCTTGTGGGCCAGGCCGTGCTGGCTGCGGATAAAGATCTCCCAAAGCGGCCACTCTTTCATGGCAACCTCCTGTGTCATTGCGTTGGATGGATGGCGGCGCCGCGCGCCGCGGTGTCAGGCGGCGGCCCGCTGCGCCTGCTTGTCGGCGTGGGTCACCAGGGCATCGCGGAACCACGCGCCCTCTTCCCAGGCCTTGACGCGGGTGCGCAGGCGGTCGCGGTTGCACGGGCCGTTGCCCTGGATGACGTTGTAGAACTCGGACCAGTCGATCTCGCCGAAGTCATAGTGGCCGCGCTCCTCGTTCCACTTCAGCTCGGGATCGGGAATGACCAAACCCAGGTACTCGGCCTGCGGCACGGTCTGGTCGACCATCTTCTGGCGCAGCTCGTCGTTGGAGAACAGCTTGATGCGCCATTGCATGGATTGCGCGCTGTTGGGCGAATCGCCGTCGGACGGGCCGAAC
Protein-coding regions in this window:
- the paaD gene encoding 1,2-phenylacetyl-CoA epoxidase subunit PaaD, which encodes MTAQAIARPAIGQVWTWLDTVPDPEIPVISVVDLGIVRDVAWEDDACIVTITPTYSGCPAMTVIREEIERTLAAQGIASVRVRTQLAPAWTTDWMTPRGKASLGGYGIAPPAQQVIDISGISRKVAPALVVACPHCGSRHTRLVSQFGSTACKALYRCGDCKEPFDYFKAH
- the paaC gene encoding 1,2-phenylacetyl-CoA epoxidase subunit PaaC produces the protein MMDNHKLEYLLRLGDSTLVLGQRLSEWCGRGPALEEDIALTNVALDLIGQTRLWLGYAAEVEGAGRTADQLAYLRDAHQFRNLLLAEQPNGSYADTLARQFLFDTWHYFLLDGLQRSTDARIAEIAAKSLKEVTYHVRRSADLVVRLGDGSEESHRRMQDAFDDLWMFSGELFESDAGDAALVQDGVVPDPASLAEPWQRHVAAVLEEATLQLPAGTWSQSGGRHGRHTEHLGYLLAEMQFLQRAYPGASW
- the paaB gene encoding 1,2-phenylacetyl-CoA epoxidase subunit PaaB, which codes for MKEWPLWEIFIRSQHGLAHKHVGSLHAPDGEMAINNARDVYTRRNEGVSVWVVKAGDVVASSPGDKGPLFEPANSKVYRHPTFFPMPEAVKHI